A window of the Streptomyces formicae genome harbors these coding sequences:
- a CDS encoding transglycosylase family protein, translating into MRSGNGRHRRPRQAPALVVAAGVTGSAIAIPLLGAGSASAADTATWERVADCESGGMWSADLGNGYYGGLQLSQDTWEEFGGTAHAPRPDLASRSQQIAVAEKVLAAQGPTAWPSCALLTGLVVDEAKDRAKAGTGLAPSATAEAQGDEAEPVDPPTFGDGADASTPPSPSGSPAPAQSSDPAAAPSAAGSTASGSDSGATDGAEAGGSGKHRGTPADEAGEPSKSVDSGNSGNDRESGRHASRGDGSARDAAAAEDEYTVRPGDNLWAIADANEVPGGWPALYEANEETVGSDPDLILPGQSLDLGLEQGQLTE; encoded by the coding sequence ATGCGCTCCGGGAACGGTCGGCACCGCCGCCCCCGTCAGGCCCCCGCACTCGTAGTCGCGGCAGGGGTGACTGGATCGGCCATCGCCATCCCGCTGCTCGGCGCGGGCTCCGCCTCCGCCGCCGACACCGCCACCTGGGAACGGGTCGCGGACTGCGAGAGCGGCGGCATGTGGAGCGCCGACCTCGGCAATGGCTACTACGGCGGGCTGCAGCTCTCGCAGGACACCTGGGAGGAGTTCGGCGGTACGGCGCACGCGCCGCGACCCGACCTCGCCAGCCGCTCGCAGCAGATCGCGGTCGCCGAGAAGGTGCTCGCCGCCCAGGGGCCGACGGCGTGGCCGAGCTGTGCCCTGCTGACGGGACTGGTGGTCGACGAGGCCAAGGACAGGGCCAAGGCCGGCACCGGCCTCGCCCCGAGCGCCACGGCCGAGGCGCAGGGCGACGAGGCCGAGCCGGTGGACCCGCCGACCTTCGGTGACGGGGCGGACGCCTCGACGCCTCCTTCACCTTCCGGTTCGCCGGCGCCGGCGCAGTCGTCGGATCCCGCGGCGGCGCCCTCGGCGGCCGGGTCCACCGCCTCCGGCTCCGATTCGGGTGCGACCGACGGTGCCGAGGCCGGCGGTTCCGGCAAGCACCGCGGCACCCCTGCCGACGAAGCGGGCGAACCGAGCAAGTCGGTCGACTCCGGCAATTCGGGCAATGATCGCGAATCCGGTCGTCATGCCTCACGAGGTGACGGATCGGCACGAGACGCCGCCGCCGCGGAAGATGAGTACACCGTTCGCCCCGGCGACAACCTCTGGGCCATCGCGGACGCGAACGAGGTGCCCGGCGGCTGGCCCGCGCTGTACGAGGCGAACGAGGAGACCGTCGGCTCCGACCCCGATCTCATTCTCCCCGGTCAGAGCCTCGATCTCGGCCTGGAGCAAGGGCAGTTGACGGAGTAG
- a CDS encoding FtsB family cell division protein: protein MARDRFSTATRLRLLGEQTAARVYRSQTRRQARRSRLTGRAAFLALVVCSMIVALAYPMRQYVSQRNDIAEQERLAEAARERVERLRDEKARLQDDAYVMRLAREHLHMVLPGETGYIMIDPEAAERHRAEEGGVDRPWYSNVWDGVDHADAGR from the coding sequence ATGGCCAGGGACCGGTTCTCCACCGCGACCCGGCTGCGGCTGCTCGGTGAGCAGACCGCCGCCCGCGTCTACCGCTCGCAGACCCGTCGCCAGGCGCGCCGCTCCCGGCTCACCGGCCGGGCGGCCTTCCTCGCGCTGGTGGTCTGCTCGATGATCGTCGCGCTCGCGTACCCGATGCGGCAGTACGTGTCGCAGCGGAACGACATCGCCGAGCAGGAGCGGCTCGCCGAGGCCGCCCGGGAGCGGGTGGAGCGGCTGCGCGACGAGAAGGCGCGGCTCCAGGACGACGCGTACGTCATGCGGCTGGCCCGCGAGCACCTGCACATGGTCCTGCCCGGCGAGACGGGCTACATCATGATCGACCCGGAGGCCGCCGAGCGGCACCGCGCCGAAGAAGGCGGTGTGGACCGCCCCTGGTACTCGAACGTCTGGGACGGCGTGGACCACGCGGACGCCGGCCGCTAG
- a CDS encoding transglycosylase family protein, translated as MLLSGKGKHRRPSKATRIATIAGVTGAAVAAPLMASGTASAATASEWDAVAQCESGGNWSINTGNGFYGGLQFSASTWAGYGGTAYAATADQATKAQQIEIAEKVLDGQGKGAWPHCGVGLSNAAYTGGAAEAPAPKPAAPKAEAAPKAETPAPAPKRAEAPTTRSERPAALVKKGDGEYTVKAGDTLSKIAETEKAEGGWQKLFQLNKDIIDDADVIHPGQKLHLS; from the coding sequence ATGCTGCTTTCCGGCAAGGGCAAGCACCGTCGCCCGTCCAAGGCCACCCGCATAGCCACGATCGCCGGCGTCACCGGCGCCGCCGTCGCCGCCCCGCTGATGGCCTCCGGCACCGCCTCCGCCGCCACCGCCTCCGAGTGGGACGCCGTCGCCCAGTGCGAGTCCGGCGGCAACTGGTCCATCAACACCGGCAACGGCTTCTACGGCGGCCTCCAGTTCTCGGCGTCCACCTGGGCCGGGTACGGCGGCACGGCGTACGCCGCCACCGCCGACCAGGCCACCAAGGCCCAGCAGATCGAGATCGCCGAGAAGGTCCTGGACGGCCAGGGCAAGGGCGCCTGGCCGCACTGCGGCGTCGGCCTCTCCAACGCCGCGTACACCGGTGGTGCCGCCGAGGCCCCGGCCCCGAAGCCCGCCGCCCCCAAGGCCGAGGCCGCCCCCAAGGCCGAGACCCCCGCCCCGGCCCCGAAGCGCGCCGAGGCCCCGACCACCCGCTCCGAGCGCCCGGCCGCCCTGGTCAAGAAGGGCGACGGCGAGTACACGGTCAAGGCCGGCGACACCCTCAGCAAGATCGCCGAGACCGAGAAGGCCGAGGGCGGCTGGCAGAAGCTGTTCCAGCTGAACAAGGACATCATCGACGACGCGGACGTCATCCACCCGGGCCAGAAGCTCCACCTGAGCTGA
- a CDS encoding NAD(P)/FAD-dependent oxidoreductase, translating to MSTTERPRILVVGGGYVGLYAARRILKKMRYGEATVTVVDPRSYMTYQPFLPEAAAGSISPRHVVVPLRRVLPKAEVLTGRVTTIDQDRKVAMVAPLVGESYELPFDYLVIALGAVSRTFPIPGLAEQGIGMKGIEEAIGLRNHVLEQLDKADSTTSEEVRRKALTFVFVGGGFAGAETIGEVEDLARDAAKYYKSVKREDMRFVLVDAADKILPEVGPKLGQYGKEHLEGRGIEIYLNTSMDSCVDGHVVLKNGLEVDSNTIVWTAGVKPNPVLARYGLPLGPRGHVDTRTTLQVQGTDYIWAAGDNAQVPDVAARKAGIENAWCPPNAQHALRQARTLGDNVISGMRGFPQKDYEHANKGAVAGLGLHKGVAMIVMGKMKIKLKGRLAWYMHRGYHGLAMPTWNRKIRVFADWTLAMFLKREVVSLGAIESPREEFYEAAKPAPTAAANPAPEKAKAS from the coding sequence ATGAGCACCACGGAGCGTCCCAGGATCCTCGTAGTAGGCGGTGGGTACGTAGGCCTGTACGCAGCTCGTCGCATTCTGAAGAAGATGCGGTACGGGGAGGCGACCGTCACGGTCGTCGACCCGCGGTCGTACATGACGTACCAGCCCTTCCTCCCCGAAGCCGCCGCCGGCAGCATCTCGCCCCGGCACGTCGTCGTCCCGCTGCGACGCGTGCTGCCCAAGGCCGAGGTACTCACCGGCCGGGTCACCACCATCGACCAGGACCGCAAGGTCGCCATGGTCGCGCCGCTCGTGGGCGAGTCCTACGAGCTCCCCTTCGACTACCTGGTGATCGCGCTCGGCGCGGTCTCCCGCACCTTCCCGATCCCCGGCCTCGCCGAGCAGGGCATCGGCATGAAGGGCATCGAAGAGGCCATCGGCCTGCGCAACCACGTCCTCGAGCAGCTCGACAAGGCCGACTCGACGACCAGCGAGGAGGTCCGCCGCAAGGCGCTGACCTTCGTCTTCGTGGGCGGCGGCTTCGCCGGCGCGGAGACCATAGGCGAGGTCGAGGACCTGGCCCGCGACGCGGCGAAGTACTACAAGAGCGTCAAGCGCGAGGACATGCGCTTCGTCCTCGTCGACGCCGCCGACAAGATCCTTCCCGAGGTCGGCCCGAAGCTGGGCCAGTACGGCAAGGAGCACCTCGAGGGCCGGGGTATCGAGATCTACCTCAACACCTCGATGGACTCCTGCGTCGACGGCCACGTGGTGCTGAAGAACGGCCTCGAGGTCGACTCCAACACCATCGTGTGGACCGCCGGTGTGAAGCCGAACCCGGTCCTCGCCCGCTACGGCCTGCCGCTCGGCCCCCGCGGCCACGTGGACACCCGGACGACGCTCCAGGTGCAGGGCACCGACTACATCTGGGCCGCCGGCGACAATGCCCAGGTCCCGGACGTCGCCGCCCGCAAGGCCGGTATCGAGAACGCCTGGTGCCCGCCGAACGCCCAGCACGCGCTGCGCCAGGCGAGGACCCTCGGCGACAACGTGATCTCCGGGATGCGCGGCTTCCCGCAGAAGGACTACGAGCACGCGAACAAGGGTGCGGTCGCCGGTCTCGGCCTGCACAAGGGCGTCGCGATGATCGTCATGGGCAAGATGAAGATCAAGCTCAAGGGCCGGCTCGCCTGGTACATGCACCGTGGCTACCACGGTCTGGCCATGCCGACCTGGAACCGCAAGATCCGCGTCTTCGCCGACTGGACGCTCGCGATGTTCCTCAAGCGCGAGGTCGTCTCGCTCGGCGCGATCGAGTCGCCGCGCGAGGAGTTCTACGAGGCGGCCAAGCCGGCCCCGACGGCGGCGGCCAACCCCGCCCCGGAGAAGGCCAAGGCGTCGTAG
- a CDS encoding Ppx/GppA phosphatase family protein, whose amino-acid sequence MTRVAAVDCGTNSIRLLVADADPVTGQLVDLDRRMTIVRLGQGVDRTGRLAPEALERTFAACREYAEAIKAHGAERIRFVATSASRDAENRDDFVRGVLDILGVEPEVISGDQEAEFSFTGATKELPGHEERLVVDIGGGSTEFVVGHDRVEAARSVDIGCVRLTERHIRTDPPAPAEAAAIRADIAAALDLAEETVPIREAQTLVGLAGSVTTVAAIALGLEAYDSSVIHHSRISREQVAEVTRRLLSATHDERAAIPVIHPGRVDVIAAGALVLLEIMERIGIEEVVVSEHDILDGIAWSIA is encoded by the coding sequence ATGACCCGCGTCGCCGCCGTCGACTGTGGCACCAACTCCATCCGCCTGCTCGTCGCCGACGCGGACCCGGTCACCGGGCAACTCGTCGATCTCGACCGGCGGATGACCATCGTCCGGCTCGGTCAGGGCGTGGACCGGACCGGCCGGCTCGCGCCGGAGGCGCTCGAACGGACCTTCGCGGCCTGCCGTGAGTACGCCGAGGCGATCAAGGCGCACGGCGCCGAGAGGATCCGCTTCGTCGCCACGTCGGCGTCGCGGGACGCCGAGAACCGTGACGACTTCGTGCGCGGCGTGCTCGACATCCTCGGCGTCGAGCCGGAGGTGATCAGCGGGGACCAGGAGGCCGAGTTCTCCTTCACCGGCGCCACCAAGGAGCTCCCTGGGCACGAGGAGCGCCTGGTCGTGGACATCGGCGGCGGGTCCACCGAGTTCGTCGTCGGCCACGACCGCGTCGAGGCGGCGCGCTCCGTGGACATCGGCTGCGTACGCCTGACCGAGCGGCACATCCGCACCGACCCGCCCGCGCCCGCCGAGGCCGCCGCGATCCGCGCCGACATCGCCGCCGCGCTGGACCTCGCCGAGGAGACCGTGCCGATCCGCGAGGCGCAGACCCTGGTGGGGCTGGCGGGTTCGGTGACCACGGTCGCCGCGATCGCGCTGGGTCTGGAGGCGTACGACTCCTCCGTCATCCACCACTCGCGGATCTCCCGGGAGCAGGTCGCCGAGGTGACCCGTCGGCTGCTCTCCGCCACGCACGACGAGCGCGCCGCGATCCCCGTGATCCACCCCGGCCGGGTGGACGTGATCGCCGCCGGGGCGCTCGTCCTGCTGGAGATCATGGAGCGCATCGGCATCGAAGAGGTCGTGGTCAGCGAACACGACATTCTGGACGGAATCGCCTGGTCGATCGCCTAG
- a CDS encoding SAM-dependent methyltransferase: protein MADAASRLTTLAENLLGAPPPLRIRAWDGSEAGPPDAPVLVVRHRRALRRLLWKPGELGLARAWVAGELDVDGDLYEALDRLSGLIWARPPDADGGASRSVLDPRLRAAAREMLRLSGPRVWLPLPPPAEEVRRRQGPLHTRVRDRQAISHHYDVGNDFYELVLGPSMVYSCAYWEDGGTLEDAQRDKLDLVCRKLALKEGDRLLDVGCGWGSMAIHAAKEYGAQVTGVTLSREQAAYARKRIAEEGLTDRIEVRIQDYRDVRDGPYDAISSIGMAEHVGSTRYRQYADVLFALLRPGGRLLNHQIARRPERDEAAYRVDDFIDGYVFPDGELAPVGRTASILEEAGFEVRDVEAIREHYARTLRAWVANLESEWKTALRRVSPGRARVWRLYMAASAVAFERNRIGVNQILAVKTPEAGRSGLPLRARAWSERP, encoded by the coding sequence ATGGCCGATGCCGCTTCGCGGCTCACCACTCTCGCCGAGAACCTACTGGGGGCCCCGCCCCCGCTCCGCATCCGCGCCTGGGACGGAAGCGAAGCGGGACCTCCTGACGCCCCCGTCCTCGTCGTCCGGCACCGGCGCGCCCTGCGCAGGCTGCTCTGGAAGCCCGGTGAACTCGGCCTGGCCCGGGCCTGGGTGGCCGGGGAGCTCGACGTCGACGGGGATCTGTACGAGGCACTCGACCGGCTCTCCGGGCTGATCTGGGCCCGCCCGCCGGACGCGGACGGGGGAGCGTCCCGTTCCGTCCTCGACCCGAGGCTGCGCGCCGCCGCCCGCGAGATGCTCCGGCTGTCGGGCCCGCGGGTGTGGCTGCCGCTGCCGCCGCCCGCCGAGGAGGTCCGCAGGCGCCAGGGGCCGCTGCACACCAGGGTCCGGGACCGGCAGGCGATCAGCCACCACTACGACGTGGGCAACGACTTCTACGAGCTGGTGCTCGGCCCCTCCATGGTCTACTCGTGCGCCTACTGGGAGGACGGCGGCACCCTGGAGGACGCCCAGCGCGACAAGCTCGACCTCGTCTGCCGCAAGCTCGCGCTGAAGGAAGGTGACCGGCTGCTGGACGTCGGCTGCGGCTGGGGCTCGATGGCGATCCACGCGGCCAAGGAATACGGCGCCCAGGTCACCGGCGTCACGCTCTCGCGCGAGCAGGCCGCGTACGCCCGTAAGCGCATCGCCGAGGAGGGCCTGACCGACCGCATCGAGGTGCGCATCCAGGACTACCGGGACGTCAGGGACGGTCCGTACGACGCGATTTCGTCGATCGGCATGGCCGAGCACGTCGGCTCCACGCGCTACCGGCAGTACGCCGACGTCCTGTTCGCGCTGCTGAGGCCCGGCGGCCGGCTGCTCAACCACCAGATCGCCCGCCGCCCGGAGCGCGACGAGGCGGCCTACCGCGTGGACGACTTCATCGACGGGTACGTCTTCCCCGACGGCGAGCTGGCGCCGGTGGGCCGGACCGCCTCGATCCTGGAGGAAGCCGGTTTCGAGGTCCGGGACGTGGAGGCGATCCGCGAGCACTACGCCCGCACGCTGCGGGCGTGGGTGGCCAATCTGGAGTCCGAGTGGAAGACCGCGCTCCGGCGCGTCTCACCGGGGCGGGCGCGCGTCTGGCGGCTGTACATGGCAGCCTCGGCCGTGGCCTTCGAGCGGAACAGGATCGGGGTCAACCAGATCCTGGCGGTGAAGACGCCGGAGGCCGGCCGTTCGGGACTGCCCCTGCGGGCGCGCGCCTGGAGCGAGCGACCGTGA
- the eno gene encoding phosphopyruvate hydratase — MPSIDVVVAREILDSRGNPTVEVEVGLDDGSTGRAAVPSGASTGAFEAIELRDGDQNRYQGKGVEKAVLAVIEQIGPELVGYDATEQRLIDQAMFDLDATDNKASLGANAILGVSLAVAHAASEASDLPLFRYLGGPNAHLLPVPMMNILNGGSHADSNVDIQEFMIAPIGAESFSEALRWGTEVYHTLKKVLKQKGLSTGLGDEGGFAPNLDSNRAALDLILEAIKEAGYAPGKDIALALDVAASEFYKDGSYEFEGKSRSAAEMTEYYEELAAAYPLVSIEDPLFEDDWAGWKVLTDKLGAKVQIVGDDLFVTNPERLARGIEDGAANALLVKVNQIGSLTETLDAVELAQRNGFKCMMSHRSGETEDVTIADLAVATNCGQIKTGAPARSERVAKYNQLLRIEEILDDAAVYAGRSAFPRFRFADH; from the coding sequence GTGCCGTCCATCGACGTCGTCGTAGCCCGGGAAATCCTGGACTCCCGAGGCAACCCCACGGTCGAGGTCGAGGTCGGCCTCGACGACGGCAGCACCGGCCGTGCTGCCGTGCCCTCCGGTGCCTCCACCGGTGCGTTCGAGGCCATTGAGCTCCGTGACGGAGACCAGAACCGCTACCAGGGCAAGGGCGTCGAGAAGGCCGTCCTCGCCGTCATCGAGCAGATCGGCCCGGAGCTCGTCGGGTACGACGCCACCGAGCAGCGCCTGATCGACCAGGCGATGTTCGACCTCGACGCCACCGACAACAAGGCGTCCCTCGGCGCCAACGCCATCCTCGGTGTCTCCCTGGCCGTCGCCCACGCCGCGTCCGAGGCCTCCGACCTCCCGCTCTTCCGCTACCTCGGCGGACCGAACGCGCACCTGCTCCCGGTGCCGATGATGAACATCCTGAACGGCGGCTCGCACGCCGACTCCAACGTGGACATCCAGGAGTTCATGATCGCCCCGATCGGCGCGGAGTCCTTCTCCGAGGCGCTGCGCTGGGGCACCGAGGTCTACCACACCCTCAAGAAGGTCCTGAAGCAGAAGGGCCTCTCCACCGGCCTGGGCGACGAGGGCGGCTTCGCGCCGAACCTCGACTCCAACCGTGCCGCCCTCGACCTGATCCTCGAGGCCATCAAGGAAGCCGGCTACGCCCCCGGCAAGGACATCGCGCTCGCGCTCGACGTCGCCGCCTCCGAGTTCTACAAGGACGGCTCGTACGAGTTCGAGGGCAAGTCCCGCTCGGCCGCCGAGATGACCGAGTACTACGAGGAGCTCGCCGCCGCCTACCCGCTGGTCTCCATCGAGGACCCGCTCTTCGAGGACGACTGGGCCGGCTGGAAGGTGCTCACCGACAAGCTGGGCGCCAAGGTCCAGATCGTCGGCGACGACCTGTTCGTCACCAACCCGGAGCGCCTGGCCCGCGGTATCGAGGACGGCGCGGCCAACGCCCTGCTGGTCAAGGTCAACCAGATCGGTTCGCTGACCGAGACCCTGGACGCCGTGGAGCTGGCCCAGCGCAACGGCTTCAAGTGCATGATGTCCCACCGCTCCGGCGAGACCGAGGACGTCACCATCGCCGACCTGGCCGTCGCCACCAACTGCGGCCAGATCAAGACCGGCGCCCCGGCCCGCTCGGAGCGCGTCGCCAAGTACAACCAGCTGCTGCGCATCGAGGAGATCCTCGACGACGCCGCGGTGTACGCGGGCCGCTCGGCGTTCCCGCGGTTCCGCTTTGCGGACCATTAA
- a CDS encoding cytochrome P450 family protein, giving the protein MHDQPPTAPAPPALFTWEFATDPYPAYAWLREHAPVHRTRLPSGVEAWLVTRYGDARQALADQRLSKNPAHHDEPAHAKGKTGIPGERKAELMTHLLNIDPPDHTRLRRLVSKAFTPRRVAEFAPRVQELTDRLIDNFAGDGTADLIHDFAFPLPIYAICDLLGVPTEDQDDFRDWAGMMIRHGGGPRGGVARSVKKMRGYLAELIHRKREDLRQEGADDLISGLIRASDHGEHLTENEAAAMAFILLFAGFETTVNLIGNGVYALLRNPEQRARLQTSLAAGRTALLETGVEELLRYDGPVELATWRFATEPLTLGGQDIAVGDPVLVVLAAADRDPERFPDPDTLDLARRDNQHLGYGHGIHYCLGAPLARLEGQTALATLLTRLPDLRLAVDPSDLRWRGGLIMRGLRTLPVAWGSGGIPQGSNAVPPKPADAPSRP; this is encoded by the coding sequence ATGCACGACCAACCGCCGACCGCCCCCGCACCCCCTGCCCTCTTCACCTGGGAGTTCGCGACCGACCCCTACCCCGCCTACGCCTGGCTGCGCGAGCACGCGCCCGTGCACCGGACCCGGCTGCCCAGCGGGGTCGAGGCGTGGCTGGTGACCCGGTACGGGGACGCCCGGCAGGCGCTCGCGGACCAGCGGCTCAGCAAGAACCCCGCGCACCACGACGAGCCGGCGCACGCCAAGGGGAAGACGGGAATCCCGGGCGAGCGCAAGGCGGAGCTGATGACGCATCTGCTGAACATCGATCCGCCCGACCACACCCGGCTGCGCCGCCTCGTCTCCAAGGCGTTCACCCCGCGCCGCGTCGCCGAGTTCGCCCCGCGGGTGCAGGAGCTGACGGACCGGCTCATCGACAACTTCGCGGGGGACGGAACCGCCGACCTCATCCATGACTTCGCGTTCCCGCTCCCCATCTACGCGATCTGCGACCTGTTGGGCGTCCCCACCGAGGACCAGGACGACTTCCGGGACTGGGCGGGGATGATGATCCGTCACGGCGGCGGCCCGCGGGGTGGGGTGGCACGCTCGGTGAAGAAGATGCGCGGCTACCTCGCCGAGCTGATCCACCGCAAGCGCGAAGACCTGCGGCAAGAAGGGGCGGACGACCTGATCTCCGGGCTGATCCGGGCCAGCGACCACGGCGAGCACCTCACCGAGAACGAGGCCGCCGCCATGGCCTTCATCCTGCTCTTCGCCGGCTTCGAGACCACCGTCAATCTCATCGGCAACGGGGTGTACGCGCTGCTGCGGAACCCGGAGCAGCGCGCACGCCTCCAGACGTCCCTCGCCGCCGGCCGCACCGCGCTCCTGGAGACCGGTGTCGAGGAGCTCCTCCGCTACGACGGACCCGTCGAACTGGCCACCTGGCGGTTCGCGACCGAGCCGCTCACCCTCGGCGGGCAGGACATCGCCGTCGGCGACCCGGTGCTCGTCGTCCTCGCGGCCGCCGACCGCGACCCGGAGCGGTTCCCCGACCCCGACACGCTCGACCTCGCCCGCCGCGACAACCAGCACCTCGGGTACGGGCACGGCATCCACTACTGCCTCGGCGCACCGCTCGCGCGCCTGGAGGGGCAGACCGCGCTCGCGACACTGCTGACCCGGCTGCCCGACTTGCGACTTGCGGTGGATCCTTCCGATTTGCGGTGGCGTGGGGGACTTATCATGCGCGGATTGCGCACTCTGCCCGTTGCCTGGGGGTCTGGGGGTATCCCCCAGGGATCAAACGCAGTACCCCCGAAACCAGCTGACGCCCCATCAAGGCCGTGA